Proteins co-encoded in one Pseudomonas beijingensis genomic window:
- a CDS encoding IS4 family transposase: MAKLALEHAIAPEWVDQVFEEHRQRQYSRELLFSTIIKLMSLVSLGLKPSLHAAARQLEDLPVSLAALYDKISRTEPALLRALVTGCAQRLAPTIKELGCTTMLPGWQVRVVDGNHLASTEKRLGALRHERGAARPGFSVVVYDPDLDQVIDLQACEDAYASERVCVLPLLADAEPGQVWLADRLYCTLPVMEACEQVKTSFVIRQQAKHPRLIQEGHWQEPVPVDAGTVREQIIQVRGGYQCRRVELTLHSPTDSGDSSLMFWSNLPESVSAQQIAELYRRRWSIEGMFQRLETILESEIETLGSPKAALLGFATAVLAYNVLAVLKRSVEQAHQASQPDGWEASTYHLAVQVRSGYEGLQIALPSECFPVIPLEKLAHRLLELARNIQPKQVAKNPRGPKVPKPKTWVQGTAVHAHVSTDRVIKAAKTKRP; this comes from the coding sequence ATGGCCAAATTGGCGCTGGAGCACGCTATTGCTCCTGAGTGGGTCGATCAGGTTTTCGAAGAACATCGGCAACGGCAGTATTCTCGTGAGCTACTGTTCTCGACCATCATCAAGCTGATGTCCCTTGTTTCATTGGGTTTGAAGCCATCCCTGCACGCCGCGGCGCGGCAACTGGAAGATCTTCCTGTCAGCCTGGCGGCCCTCTACGACAAGATCAGTCGTACCGAGCCAGCTTTGTTGCGCGCCCTGGTCACGGGCTGTGCGCAGCGCCTGGCTCCAACCATCAAGGAGTTGGGTTGCACGACGATGTTGCCGGGTTGGCAGGTTCGGGTGGTGGACGGTAATCACTTGGCATCCACTGAGAAACGACTGGGGGCTTTACGCCACGAGCGCGGCGCCGCTCGGCCCGGGTTTTCGGTGGTTGTCTACGACCCCGACCTGGATCAAGTCATCGACCTGCAGGCATGTGAAGATGCCTACGCAAGCGAGCGTGTTTGCGTGCTGCCTCTCTTGGCGGATGCCGAGCCGGGCCAGGTGTGGCTGGCTGATCGACTCTATTGCACGCTCCCGGTCATGGAGGCTTGCGAACAGGTCAAAACCTCCTTTGTCATTCGTCAACAAGCCAAGCATCCACGCTTGATTCAAGAGGGGCATTGGCAAGAACCCGTGCCTGTGGACGCGGGCACTGTGCGTGAGCAGATCATTCAGGTCAGAGGCGGTTATCAGTGTCGGCGTGTCGAACTGACGCTTCATTCGCCAACAGACTCGGGTGACAGCAGCTTGATGTTCTGGAGCAACCTGCCTGAAAGCGTCAGCGCGCAGCAGATCGCGGAACTCTATCGCCGCCGCTGGAGCATTGAAGGCATGTTCCAGCGACTGGAAACAATCCTGGAGAGTGAAATCGAAACCCTTGGTAGCCCAAAGGCTGCGTTGCTCGGGTTCGCTACTGCGGTGTTGGCCTACAACGTCCTGGCCGTACTCAAACGAAGCGTCGAGCAAGCCCATCAGGCTTCCCAGCCTGACGGCTGGGAAGCCTCAACCTATCACTTGGCGGTTCAGGTCCGGAGTGGTTATGAAGGCCTGCAAATTGCGCTGCCCTCGGAATGTTTTCCCGTCATACCTCTGGAAAAACTGGCCCATCGCTTGTTGGAACTGGCCAGAAACATCCAACCAAAACAAGTTGCGAAAAATCCCCGGGGCCCCAAGGTGCCTAAACCCAAAACATGGGTGCAAGGCACTGCGGTGCATGCACATGTTTCAACGGACCGGGTAATCAAGGCCGCCAAAACGAAAAGACCTTGA
- a CDS encoding sensor domain-containing diguanylate cyclase — translation MSARSATPGNTPPSIRSERVLVLASSLVVIAILSIVTFLLIREHAAAQQAATRAATNIVQLIDADVLRNVELYDLSLQGLAAAAKRDDLKDVSPAIRHLALFDRATAVPYKGDILLLDKHGDVIADSASVEPRKGNYADREYFQSHVQDPSPGMMISRPFRSRSATHDWRISFSYRLSDERGEFMGVAEAAMRLNYFNQLFKSLNIGHGGTVNLVSSKGILLAQEPPLADDMIGRDFSNRPNFVRILREGNGSFTSVSGQDQKTRLYTFSQVGDLPLIVVVALSTREVFASWQRTALLVSGATGALCIGLLWLTWLLRRELRRRYRAERELAQLASVDALTGLANRRTLDETLQQEWLRAQRSGQPLSVLMIDADHFKAFNDRHGHQQGDEALRTLAQLIGQHVRRPADLAARYGGEEFSVVLPETTTAGAFTMAQHIRDAVEQLPPMSEGGAPMTVSIGIATWTQGPYSELKQLLFAADKALYQAKASGRNRVVCAM, via the coding sequence ATGAGCGCGCGCAGTGCGACACCCGGCAACACCCCGCCTTCGATACGTTCGGAACGGGTACTCGTACTGGCCAGCTCGCTGGTTGTCATTGCCATCCTAAGCATCGTGACGTTCCTGTTGATCCGCGAACATGCCGCCGCACAACAGGCAGCGACACGTGCGGCGACCAATATCGTGCAACTGATTGACGCCGATGTGCTGCGTAACGTGGAGCTCTACGATCTGTCGCTACAAGGTTTGGCCGCCGCCGCTAAACGCGACGACCTGAAAGACGTTTCGCCGGCGATTCGCCATCTGGCGCTGTTCGACCGCGCCACCGCCGTTCCCTATAAAGGCGACATCCTGCTTCTGGACAAACACGGCGATGTGATCGCCGACTCCGCCTCGGTCGAACCGCGCAAAGGCAATTACGCCGACCGGGAATATTTCCAGTCTCATGTCCAGGACCCGAGCCCGGGCATGATGATCAGTCGTCCGTTCCGTTCCAGGAGTGCCACCCACGATTGGCGCATCAGCTTCAGCTATCGACTGAGCGACGAACGGGGCGAGTTCATGGGCGTCGCCGAGGCAGCGATGCGGTTGAACTACTTCAACCAATTATTCAAAAGCCTGAACATCGGACATGGCGGGACGGTTAATCTGGTCAGCAGCAAAGGCATTCTATTGGCCCAAGAGCCGCCCTTGGCTGACGATATGATAGGCAGGGACTTCAGCAACCGCCCGAACTTCGTACGAATCCTGCGCGAAGGCAACGGCAGCTTCACCAGCGTATCTGGCCAAGATCAAAAAACGCGCCTGTACACCTTTTCCCAGGTAGGCGACTTACCGCTGATTGTCGTGGTAGCCCTCTCGACCCGGGAGGTTTTTGCCTCCTGGCAACGCACGGCATTGTTGGTCAGCGGCGCCACCGGTGCGCTGTGCATCGGTTTGCTCTGGCTCACCTGGCTGCTGCGCCGCGAATTGCGCCGCCGCTACAGAGCTGAACGGGAATTGGCCCAACTGGCGTCCGTCGACGCTCTCACAGGCCTGGCCAACCGACGAACACTGGACGAGACATTGCAACAGGAATGGCTACGTGCCCAACGTTCGGGCCAACCGTTGTCTGTGCTGATGATCGATGCCGATCACTTCAAGGCGTTCAACGATCGTCATGGTCATCAACAGGGTGACGAGGCCCTGCGCACCTTGGCGCAATTGATCGGCCAACATGTCCGCCGTCCCGCCGACCTGGCGGCGCGCTATGGCGGTGAAGAGTTCTCGGTGGTGCTGCCGGAGACCACCACCGCTGGCGCCTTCACCATGGCCCAGCATATTCGCGACGCGGTTGAACAACTGCCACCGATGTCGGAGGGGGGAGCGCCCATGACGGTGAGTATTGGCATCGCTACTTGGACTCAGGGACCGTACAGCGAACTCAAACAACTCTTGTTCGCTGCGGACAAGGCGTTGTACCAGGCCAAGGCCAGCGGGCGCAATCGGGTGGTTTGTGCGATGTGA
- a CDS encoding heavy metal sensor histidine kinase — MTFPDSIALRLSGMFTLVAALVFLLIGGALYQQVAKGLGLLPEAELDARYSVLESTVGRYGTPEHWVKINNKLRLLGEEDKRIHFWIVSDDPRFEYGNPDAQIRAFAQGPLGKRDLTLPHRHYPMKVLVSQFPAKDQRPPLRFMIGIDTETFYQTQHRLLVALVSLAIVGVFLASLLGYWVARIGLKPLIKLSDEAQRLAPPRLSGRLQLSPLPPELSQFVSSFNATLDRVEQAYSRLESFNADVAHELRSPLTNLIGQTQVALTRGRSAEHYFEVLQSNLEELERLRSIINDMLFLASADQGSKATKLTSTSLAGEVATTLDYLDFILEDAQVQVRVCGDAQANIEIAHLRRALINLLSNAVQHTAPGQVIDVRIETLGEQISLAVTNPGEPIAGEHLPRLFERFYRVDASRSNSGANHGLGLAIVKAIALMHGGDVFVHSDQGANTFGIRLPT; from the coding sequence ATGACCTTCCCTGACAGCATCGCCTTGCGCCTGAGCGGCATGTTCACACTGGTGGCGGCGCTGGTGTTCCTGTTGATCGGGGGCGCTTTGTACCAACAGGTCGCCAAGGGCCTGGGCCTGTTGCCCGAAGCCGAGCTCGATGCCCGCTACAGTGTCCTGGAGTCCACCGTCGGCCGCTACGGCACGCCTGAACACTGGGTGAAGATCAACAACAAGCTGCGTTTGCTCGGCGAGGAAGACAAGCGCATCCATTTCTGGATCGTCAGCGACGACCCGCGCTTTGAATATGGCAATCCCGATGCACAGATCCGCGCTTTTGCCCAAGGCCCCCTGGGTAAACGCGACCTGACGTTGCCCCATCGGCACTACCCGATGAAAGTGCTGGTGAGCCAGTTCCCGGCCAAGGACCAACGCCCGCCACTACGCTTCATGATCGGCATCGACACCGAGACCTTCTACCAGACCCAGCATCGCCTGTTGGTGGCGCTGGTGAGCCTGGCGATTGTCGGCGTGTTTCTGGCTTCGTTGCTGGGCTACTGGGTCGCGCGCATCGGTCTCAAGCCGCTGATCAAGCTGTCCGATGAAGCCCAACGCCTGGCCCCGCCCCGCCTGTCCGGGCGCTTGCAACTGTCGCCCTTGCCGCCGGAGCTGAGCCAGTTCGTCAGTTCCTTCAACGCCACCCTGGACCGGGTCGAACAGGCTTACTCGCGGCTGGAGTCGTTCAACGCCGACGTCGCCCATGAATTACGCTCGCCCCTGACCAACCTGATCGGCCAGACCCAGGTGGCGCTGACCCGTGGACGCTCGGCCGAACACTACTTCGAGGTGTTGCAATCGAATCTCGAGGAGTTGGAGCGGCTGCGCTCGATCATCAACGACATGCTGTTCCTGGCCAGCGCCGACCAGGGCAGCAAGGCCACCAAGTTGACCAGCACCTCCCTGGCCGGCGAAGTGGCGACCACCCTCGATTACCTGGACTTCATCCTGGAAGATGCCCAGGTCCAGGTCCGAGTCTGCGGCGACGCCCAGGCCAACATCGAGATCGCCCACCTGCGGCGGGCACTGATCAACCTGTTGAGCAATGCCGTACAACACACCGCGCCCGGGCAAGTCATCGACGTGCGCATCGAAACCCTTGGCGAGCAGATCAGCCTCGCCGTCACCAACCCCGGCGAACCGATTGCCGGCGAGCACCTGCCACGCCTGTTCGAACGCTTCTATCGCGTCGATGCCTCGCGAAGCAACAGTGGCGCCAACCACGGACTGGGGCTGGCCATCGTCAAGGCCATTGCACTGATGCATGGTGGCGATGTGTTTGTGCACAGCGACCAGGGCGCCAACACGTTCGGGATCCGCTTGCCCACCTGA
- a CDS encoding heavy metal response regulator transcription factor: MRVLIIEDEEKTADYLHRGLTEQGYTVDVAPDGIEGLHLALETDYAVIVLDVMLPGLDGFGVLRALRARKQTPVIMLTARERVEDRIKGLRDGADDYLGKPFSFLELVARLQALTRRSGGHEPMQVSIADLWIDLISRKATRAGQRLDLTAKEFSLLSVLARRQGEILSKTAIAEMVWDINFDSDANVVEVAIKRLRAKLDGPFEQKLLHTIRGMGYVLESRSDDLP; encoded by the coding sequence ATGCGCGTTCTGATCATCGAAGACGAAGAAAAAACTGCGGACTACCTGCACCGCGGTTTGACCGAACAAGGCTACACCGTGGACGTGGCGCCGGACGGCATCGAGGGGCTGCACCTGGCCCTGGAAACCGACTATGCGGTGATCGTGCTCGACGTGATGCTGCCGGGCCTGGACGGCTTCGGCGTGCTCCGCGCCCTGCGCGCCCGCAAGCAGACCCCGGTGATCATGCTCACCGCCCGGGAACGGGTCGAGGACCGTATCAAGGGTTTGCGCGACGGCGCCGATGACTACCTGGGCAAGCCCTTCTCCTTCCTCGAACTGGTGGCCCGCCTGCAAGCCCTGACCCGCCGCAGCGGCGGCCATGAACCGATGCAGGTGAGCATCGCCGACCTGTGGATCGACCTGATCAGCCGCAAAGCCACCCGCGCCGGCCAGCGCCTGGACCTGACCGCCAAGGAGTTCTCCCTGCTCAGCGTCCTGGCCCGCCGCCAGGGTGAAATCCTCTCGAAAACCGCCATTGCCGAAATGGTCTGGGACATCAACTTCGACAGTGACGCCAACGTGGTGGAAGTGGCGATCAAACGCTTGCGGGCCAAGCTCGACGGGCCATTCGAGCAGAAGTTGCTGCACACCATTCGTGGCATGGGATATGTGCTGGAGAGTCGCAGTGATGACCTTCCCTGA
- a CDS encoding multidrug efflux RND transporter permease subunit, with protein MKGRGSVSAWCIDHPIATVLLTFALVLLGVIAFPRLPVAPLPEAEFPTIQVNAQLPGASPETMASSVATPLEVQFSAIPGITQMTSSSALGSTNLILQFSLDKSIDTAAQEVQAAINTAAGKLPNDMPNLPTWRKVNPADSPVLILSISSSLMPSTELSDYVETLLSRQISQIDGVGQIYITGQQRPAIRVQASADRLAAIGLTLADIRLTLQQASLNLAKGALYGESSISTLSTNDQLFKPAEYGELIVSYKDGAPVHLKDIAKVVNGSENAYVQAWSDNEPGVNLVIFRQPGANIVETVDRIQAALPTLQAMLPAAVQVKVLIDRTQTIRASLHEVEITLLIAVLLVVAVMALFLRQLSATLIVSAVLGVSLTASFALMYVMGFSLNNLTLVAIVISVGFVVDDAIVVVENIHRHLEAGDGMREAAIKGAGEIGFTVVSISFSLIAAFIPLLFMGGVVGRLFKEFALTATSTILISVVVSLTLAPTLAALFMRAPMHPAHGAPGFGERLLGGYERGLRRALAHQKLMIGVFGLTLALAVVGYVFIPKGFFPVQDTGLVLGTSEAAADVSFPDMVAKHKALADIVAADPAVQTFSHSVGVSGNNQTIANGRFWIALKPRGERDVSASGFIDRIRPKLLKIPGVVLYLRAGQDINLSSGPSRAQYQYVLKSNDGPSLNAWTQKLTDKLRGNPAFRDISNDLQLGGSITHINIDRSAAARFGLTATDVDQALYDAFGQRQINEFQTETNQYNVILELDTAQRGKAESLAYFYLRSPLSGEMVPLSALARFDAPSNGPLSIAHDGMFPAANLSFNLAPGVALGDAVRLLDQAKNEIGMPAAITGNFQGAAQAFQSSLASQPWLILAALVAVYIILGVLYESFVHPLTIISTLPSAGLGALIMLWLLGQDFSIMALIGLVLLIGIVKKNGILMIDFALDAQRNKGLAPQEAIFQACLTRFRPIMMTTLAALLGALPLMLGYGPGAELRQPLGIAVVGGLLVSQALTLFTTPVIYLWLERVFHRPAHQPGSAPTTALASTDH; from the coding sequence ATGAAGGGCCGCGGCTCGGTTTCGGCATGGTGCATCGACCACCCCATCGCCACGGTACTGCTGACGTTTGCCCTGGTACTGCTGGGAGTGATCGCGTTTCCCCGCCTGCCCGTCGCGCCGTTGCCGGAGGCGGAATTCCCGACCATCCAGGTCAACGCCCAGTTGCCCGGGGCCAGCCCCGAAACCATGGCGTCGTCGGTGGCGACGCCGCTGGAAGTGCAATTCAGTGCCATTCCCGGCATCACCCAGATGACCTCCAGCAGCGCCCTGGGCTCGACCAACCTGATCCTGCAATTCAGCCTCGATAAAAGCATCGACACCGCCGCCCAGGAAGTGCAGGCGGCGATCAACACCGCCGCCGGCAAACTGCCCAACGACATGCCGAACCTGCCCACCTGGCGCAAGGTCAACCCCGCCGACAGCCCGGTGCTGATCCTCAGCATCAGCTCCAGCCTGATGCCCAGCACCGAACTGAGCGACTACGTCGAAACCCTGCTCTCCCGTCAGATCAGCCAAATCGATGGCGTAGGGCAAATCTACATCACCGGCCAGCAACGTCCGGCAATTCGGGTCCAGGCCTCGGCCGACCGGCTCGCTGCCATCGGCCTGACCCTGGCGGACATTCGCCTGACGCTCCAACAGGCCAGCCTGAACCTGGCCAAGGGCGCCTTGTACGGTGAGTCGAGCATTTCCACCCTGTCCACCAACGACCAGTTGTTCAAACCCGCAGAGTACGGCGAGCTGATCGTGTCCTATAAGGACGGGGCACCGGTTCATCTCAAGGACATCGCCAAGGTGGTCAACGGCTCGGAAAACGCCTACGTCCAGGCCTGGTCCGACAACGAGCCCGGGGTCAACCTGGTGATCTTCCGGCAACCGGGGGCCAATATCGTCGAGACCGTCGACCGCATCCAGGCGGCCCTGCCCACCCTGCAAGCCATGTTGCCCGCCGCGGTGCAGGTCAAGGTGTTGATCGACCGCACCCAGACCATCCGCGCCTCGCTGCACGAAGTGGAAATCACCTTGCTGATCGCGGTGCTGTTGGTGGTGGCGGTGATGGCGCTGTTCCTGCGCCAGCTCTCGGCGACCCTGATCGTCTCGGCGGTGCTGGGGGTGTCGCTGACCGCCAGTTTCGCCCTGATGTACGTGATGGGGTTCAGCCTGAACAACCTGACCCTGGTGGCCATCGTCATCTCGGTGGGGTTCGTGGTGGACGATGCGATTGTGGTGGTGGAGAACATCCACCGGCACCTGGAGGCCGGCGACGGCATGCGCGAGGCGGCGATCAAGGGGGCCGGCGAAATCGGCTTTACCGTCGTTTCCATCAGCTTCTCACTGATCGCCGCGTTCATTCCGCTGCTGTTCATGGGCGGCGTGGTCGGGCGCCTGTTCAAGGAGTTTGCCCTGACCGCCACGTCGACCATCCTGATCTCGGTGGTGGTGTCCCTCACGTTGGCACCGACCCTGGCCGCGCTGTTCATGCGCGCCCCGATGCACCCTGCCCACGGCGCGCCAGGGTTCGGCGAACGCCTGCTGGGTGGGTATGAACGCGGTCTGCGTCGGGCCCTGGCCCATCAAAAGCTGATGATCGGCGTGTTCGGCCTGACCCTGGCACTGGCGGTGGTGGGCTATGTGTTCATTCCCAAGGGCTTCTTCCCGGTACAGGACACCGGCCTGGTGCTGGGCACCAGCGAAGCCGCCGCCGATGTGTCGTTCCCGGACATGGTGGCCAAGCACAAGGCCCTGGCCGACATCGTCGCTGCCGACCCTGCGGTGCAGACCTTCTCCCATTCCGTCGGTGTCTCGGGCAACAACCAGACCATCGCCAACGGCCGCTTCTGGATCGCCCTCAAGCCTCGGGGCGAGCGGGATGTCTCGGCCAGCGGGTTCATCGACCGAATCCGCCCCAAGCTGCTGAAAATCCCTGGCGTGGTGCTGTACCTCAGGGCTGGGCAGGACATCAACCTCAGCTCCGGCCCCAGCCGCGCCCAGTATCAATACGTGCTCAAGAGCAACGACGGGCCGAGCCTCAACGCCTGGACACAAAAACTCACCGACAAGCTGCGCGGCAACCCGGCATTCCGTGACATCTCCAACGACCTGCAACTGGGTGGCAGCATCACCCACATCAACATCGACCGCAGCGCGGCGGCGCGCTTCGGCCTCACCGCCACCGATGTCGACCAGGCCCTGTACGATGCCTTCGGCCAGCGGCAGATCAATGAGTTCCAGACCGAGACCAACCAGTACAACGTGATCCTGGAACTCGACACCGCGCAACGGGGCAAAGCCGAGAGCCTGGCGTATTTTTACCTGCGTTCGCCCCTGAGTGGGGAAATGGTGCCGCTCTCGGCCCTGGCCCGCTTCGATGCGCCCAGCAACGGCCCGCTGTCGATTGCCCACGACGGCATGTTCCCGGCCGCCAACCTGTCGTTCAACCTCGCGCCCGGCGTGGCCCTGGGGGACGCGGTGCGCCTGCTCGACCAGGCGAAGAACGAAATCGGCATGCCGGCCGCCATCACCGGTAATTTCCAGGGCGCGGCCCAGGCCTTCCAAAGCTCGCTGGCGAGCCAGCCGTGGCTGATCCTCGCCGCGCTGGTGGCCGTGTACATCATCCTCGGCGTGCTCTACGAGAGTTTCGTGCATCCCTTGACGATCATCTCCACCCTGCCCTCGGCCGGCCTCGGCGCGCTGATCATGCTCTGGCTGCTGGGCCAGGATTTTTCGATCATGGCGCTGATCGGGCTGGTGCTGCTGATCGGGATCGTCAAGAAGAACGGCATCCTGATGATCGACTTCGCCCTCGATGCCCAGCGCAACAAAGGGCTGGCCCCCCAGGAGGCGATTTTCCAGGCGTGCCTGACACGCTTCCGCCCGATCATGATGACCACCCTGGCGGCCCTGCTCGGTGCCCTGCCGCTGATGCTCGGCTATGGCCCCGGCGCGGAACTGCGCCAGCCCCTGGGCATCGCGGTGGTAGGCGGCCTGTTGGTGAGCCAGGCGCTGACGCTGTTCACCACACCGGTCATATACTTGTGGCTCGAGCGAGTGTTCCATCGGCCCGCCCATCAGCCAGGGTCGGCGCCGACGACGGCGCTGGCGAGCACAGACCACTGA
- a CDS encoding efflux RND transporter periplasmic adaptor subunit, producing MRIQKKTVLLVVLLIALAALALWFVLKPVTAKPGAPAAVPVRAISVMQKDVPRFASGIGTVLSLHSVVIRPQIDGILTRLLVKEGQLVKKGDLLATIDDRSIRASLDQARAQLGESQAQLAVAQVNLKRYKLLSVDDGVSKQTYDQQQALVNQLKATAQGNQAAIDSAQVQLSYTQIRSPVSGRVGIRNVDEGNFLRTSDAEGLFTVTQIDPIAVEFSLPQQMLPTLQRLIAAPEQALVKAYIGADGAPGELLGEGRLSLIDNQINANTGTLRAKAEFNNAAQRLWPGQLVTLKIQTAVDKDALVVPPTVVQRGLEQHFVYRIKDDKVESVPVVMVYQDSDLHIIKGVNAGDQLVSDGQSRLKPGSHIQVLSDPPALAKTAEPQP from the coding sequence ATGCGCATCCAGAAGAAAACTGTCCTGCTTGTCGTGCTGTTGATCGCCCTGGCGGCCCTCGCCCTCTGGTTTGTGCTCAAGCCCGTCACCGCCAAGCCCGGCGCTCCCGCCGCCGTTCCGGTACGGGCCATCAGCGTGATGCAAAAGGATGTACCGCGCTTCGCCAGCGGCATCGGCACGGTGCTCTCGCTGCACAGCGTGGTGATCCGGCCGCAGATCGACGGCATCCTTACCCGCCTGCTGGTCAAGGAAGGGCAACTGGTGAAGAAGGGTGACCTGTTGGCGACCATCGACGACCGCTCGATCCGCGCCAGCCTCGACCAGGCCCGGGCCCAGCTTGGCGAGAGCCAGGCGCAACTGGCGGTGGCCCAGGTCAATCTCAAGCGCTACAAATTGCTGAGCGTCGATGACGGCGTTTCGAAGCAGACCTACGACCAGCAACAGGCGCTGGTCAACCAGCTCAAGGCGACCGCCCAGGGCAACCAGGCGGCCATCGACTCGGCCCAGGTGCAACTGTCCTACACCCAGATCCGTTCCCCAGTGAGCGGTCGCGTCGGCATTCGCAACGTGGACGAAGGCAACTTCCTGCGTACCAGCGACGCCGAAGGCCTGTTCACGGTGACCCAGATCGATCCGATCGCCGTGGAGTTCTCCCTACCCCAGCAAATGCTACCCACCTTGCAACGGTTGATCGCCGCCCCCGAGCAAGCCTTGGTCAAGGCCTATATCGGCGCCGATGGCGCCCCCGGGGAGCTGCTCGGCGAGGGGCGCCTGAGCCTCATCGACAACCAGATCAACGCCAACACCGGCACCCTGCGGGCCAAGGCCGAATTCAACAACGCCGCGCAACGGTTGTGGCCGGGGCAACTGGTGACGCTGAAGATCCAGACCGCCGTCGACAAGGACGCCCTGGTGGTACCGCCCACCGTGGTCCAGCGCGGCCTGGAGCAACACTTCGTGTACCGGATCAAGGACGACAAGGTCGAGAGCGTGCCGGTGGTGATGGTTTACCAGGACAGCGACCTGCACATCATCAAGGGAGTGAACGCCGGCGATCAGTTGGTGAGCGACGGCCAGTCACGGCTCAAGCCGGGCAGCCATATCCAGGTGCTCAGTGATCCGCCCGCCCTGGCCAAGACCGCGGAGCCCCAGCCATGA
- a CDS encoding LysR family transcriptional regulator, which produces MDTLQNMRAFSCVAEAGSFTAAAVQLDTTTANVSRAVSNLEAHLQTRLLNRTTRRIALTEAGKRYLLRCEQILAYVEEAEAEASDAHARPAGQLKVHTMTGIGQHFVIDAIARYRKTHPDVTFDLTLANRVPDILDEGYDVSIVLASELPDSGFVSQRLGITYSIVCASPAYVKASGCPQKPSDLLNHACLRLVSPVIPLEKWVFDGPEGQEMVTINSSPFLVNSADAMKTAITSGMGVGVLPVYAAIEGLRNGTLVRVMPNYRSQELNLYAIYPSRQYLDAKIKTWVEYLRGSLPEILAAHQAELTAYELSGSLAGARVTS; this is translated from the coding sequence ATGGACACCTTGCAAAACATGCGCGCGTTCAGCTGTGTGGCCGAAGCCGGCAGTTTCACCGCCGCCGCCGTACAACTGGATACCACCACAGCCAATGTCTCGCGTGCGGTTTCCAACCTGGAAGCCCATCTGCAAACCCGCCTGCTCAATCGCACCACCCGCCGTATTGCCCTGACCGAGGCGGGTAAACGCTACTTGCTGCGTTGCGAGCAGATCCTGGCTTACGTCGAAGAAGCGGAAGCCGAGGCCAGCGACGCCCATGCGCGCCCGGCCGGGCAGTTGAAGGTCCACACCATGACCGGCATCGGCCAGCATTTCGTGATCGACGCCATCGCCCGCTACCGCAAGACGCATCCGGATGTAACCTTCGACCTGACCCTGGCCAACCGGGTGCCGGACATCCTGGACGAGGGCTACGACGTCTCCATCGTGCTCGCCAGCGAGCTGCCGGATTCAGGCTTCGTCTCCCAGCGTCTGGGGATCACCTACAGCATCGTCTGTGCGTCGCCCGCCTACGTGAAAGCCAGCGGCTGCCCGCAAAAACCCAGCGACCTGCTCAACCACGCCTGCCTGCGCCTGGTCAGCCCGGTCATCCCGCTGGAAAAATGGGTGTTCGACGGCCCGGAAGGCCAAGAGATGGTCACCATCAACAGCTCACCGTTCCTGGTGAACTCCGCCGATGCGATGAAAACCGCGATCACCAGCGGCATGGGCGTGGGAGTATTGCCGGTGTACGCCGCCATCGAAGGCTTGCGCAACGGCACGCTGGTGCGGGTCATGCCCAACTACCGCTCCCAGGAACTGAACCTCTACGCCATCTATCCATCGCGCCAATACCTGGATGCGAAGATCAAGACCTGGGTCGAATACCTGCGCGGCTCGTTGCCGGAAATCCTCGCGGCGCACCAGGCTGAACTGACGGCTTACGAATTGAGTGGCAGCCTGGCAGGCGCACGGGTCACGAGCTGA